Within Vanessa atalanta chromosome 11, ilVanAtal1.2, whole genome shotgun sequence, the genomic segment TAGAAGTAGACATTGTAATTTGAGATATTAAATGATCGATTTATATGCTGcctataaaatacttttacttaaaACATGCTTATTGGAACCACTTACTCTAATGAGTCCTAACTCTGAACTTCTGTAGTCcgacaataaagaaaaatttatagCTATCACCTGTCAGCTAACGTTAGATAGATCCAGATACCAGTCACAATGACACCTTGACGTAAAACCGATTCACCCAGCAATCAGTTGTCACAGACTGGCATCCttttctctctttctttttccaatcataatttaatattttttaatataccaaaATTGGATATATATggatgataatttattaacctttccaaaaaatattgaaatttatttattttaaggaaacATATAATGAGATCGCATTTtcagtataataatatacagttttaaataaatcagtttccattcataaaaaaaaaaatataatacatattttattaaaaaaaaaaacagtaaagtgtttttttgtataaaataaacgaatgccatataaattttattattgcctcagtttatttaattgtaaaaagttattaaaaagtataatataatacatacttacacattatatatcaaatttatttacataaaaaaatactgagatAAATAGCTGAGATGATGAAAATGGTAATTATTAAGAGAATCGCGGTGAAAAGCTTGCCTGACCTATTAAAACAAGAAAGACCGTGTAAACGGAGTGTCCACTATCTTATCATACCTCTGTACTTAAAGCGGCGGTAATCGCAGTCGGAGTGgctattgatattaaataactaaattttagtTGATAAAGCCTATCAcggcttatttttatttgtgaataaaGACTTGTAAATAGTCAATTACtatataaagaagaaaataaccGTATTTTACTAGGGCAACATGAAATATTCTTCATGCCAATGCTATAATAGAATGCCATGCaattgttgaattattttaatttagattttaaatttgtaacgcCGTCATGAATTGGGTATCCATCTTCTTCCTGATATttctatacaatatttacttttgaataagAGTGTACTAATATAGTACTAACATTActgtacttttaaattaataccttttgaaaaatataaatatttaacttattttggtttattaactatattttacttatgaaaTACTTGGAAATTATGGCATGTCActcgaaattaattaagaagGCTGAAGTTATAGTATCCAGAGCTgtctaataaattgaattaaaaccgAGATTGACATTTGTTTTGACAGTGTTATGAACTTCTGTCGTTGAAAGAAAAACGCTTGGGCTGCATAAATAaccaaagaaaatattttgttctctgttttaacaattacaaattatagtattaatatggCATCAGggcttgaaaattatattaaccaAACAGTTTCTGTGATAACAGCTGATGGACGAAATTTTATTGGTACTTTAAAGGGATTCGATCAAACGATAAACATTATATTGGATGAATCCCACGAAAGAGTATTTTCATCGTCCACTGGAGTAGCACAAGTTGTACTCGGACTTCATATAATTCGAGGTGATAACATAGCAATCGTCGGTCAAATAGATGAATCTATTGACAGCAGATTGGACCTTGGTAATATAAGAGCAGAACCTTTAGGATCTATtgcacattaataattatttaggaataatattaaaatattttttg encodes:
- the LOC125067364 gene encoding U6 snRNA-associated Sm-like protein LSm8 — protein: MASGLENYINQTVSVITADGRNFIGTLKGFDQTINIILDESHERVFSSSTGVAQVVLGLHIIRGDNIAIVGQIDESIDSRLDLGNIRAEPLGSIAH